The Aminipila terrae nucleotide sequence AAAGAAGAGAGCAGATTATAGCAGAGAAACTGGCTTCAATTATTGTGATAGAAAATCACAGAGAACTCGAATAAAAATATGTTTAGGGGAGAGCTGATATGAACAGAGTAGCAATATATTGCAGGCTCTCAGATGAGGACAGAATCAAAGAAAGAAATAAGGACTCAGAGAGTATTCAAAATCAGAAAAATCTTCTCATGGATTATGCACTAAATCAAGGGTGGGAAATTTATAAACTATATAGTGATGATGACTGGTCTGGTATGGATTCAGAAAGGCCAGAATGGAATCAGATGATTTCAGATGCACAAAACAGCCATTTTAACATTGTATTATGTAAAAGCCAGGCTAGATTTACAAGGGATATGGAAATGGTTGAGAAATATCTGCATACTTTATTCCCTATGTGGGGAATTCGTTTCGTGGGGTTTGCAGACAATGCTGATACAGAGAATAAAGGCAACAAGAAAGCCAGGCAGATCAATGGTCTTGTAAATGAATGGTACTGTGAAGATATATCAGAAAATATTAAAGTAGTTTTTGATAAAAAAAGACGTGATGGCCTGTATATAGGAGGGATTGCTCCATATGGATTAATGAAGAAACCAAATGCTAAGGGAAAGTTAATAATTGACCCGGAGGCAGCTGTAATTGTCAGACGCATTTTCCAACTGTACCTAGAGGGATATGGGGCTTTAAAGATTGCAAAGGTTTTAAATGATGAAGGAATTCCTAATCCGACCAAATATAAAATGATGCATGGTATCAACCTACAAAAGAGAGAAAACCTGGGTTTGTGGACTGGAGTCACGGTGCGAAAAATATTGAAAAATGAAATGTACATAGGAAACATGGTGCAGGGGGTTCACAGAAAGATTAGTTATAAATCAAAAAAATGTATTTTGGTACCAAAGGAAAAGTGGTATATTGTGGAAAACACTCATGAAGCCATAATTGATAAGGAAACCTTTAAACTGGTGCAAAAAATCATGACCAGTAAGCGGCGTTCAGACGGTTCAGGAAAACCACACATATTATCCGGTAAGGTAAAGTGCAGAGAGTGCGGAAGCACCATGGTACGTTTCACTCCCCATAACCGGACAGGAGAATCTCTGTCCTACAAATATCTAAAATGTGGTATGATAGATAGAAAGAAAGGTGTATGTACAGGACATTACATAAGGCTGGACAGACTGGAAAAACTTATTGCATACATGTTTAAAGAATACCTTAAGGATATTAATGAAGTACTATTAAGAGAAGAATGTAAGAAAATACCATTAACTGAGCAAAAAATAATGAACAGCTTTGACAGAGAACTGTCATATATTGATAAGCAGATTCTACAACGGGAAAAAGCAATAGAAGTTTTATATATGGATAGGCTCAATGGTGATATTACCATGCAGCAGTGGATTCAGATGAAATCAAACTTCCAGCATAAATTGGAAGCATTATTAAATAGAAGAAAAATACTTCAGAATAAAAAAGTCCAGGCATTATCGGACTCGAATAAGGATAGCATGCTGATTGAGAAGATAAAAAAATATAAAAATATGGAGGAATTAGATGTAGGTGTGGTAAATGAATTTATTGAATACATAACTATTGGCGAAAAGAATAAAGAAAATGGAAAGCAGGAAGTAAATATAAAATGGAGATATTAATTGTTTACATTTATGAACCAGCTGCCATGTGGTAGATCCAGTGAATCCAGGGGCAGTGGATCAGATTATCCATTTAGGAGATTACTGGAATGAAAGAGGAATCAGAGAGAACAAACTGGCAGTAATTGAAACTAATGAAAGAATAAAAAGTATGTTCCAATATGCCTATAACTATTTCCGTGCAGCCGGAAAGCTTTACGATAATGTTACAGCTATGTATGACACAGCCATAGAAAGGGCCGAAATCTACAAGCTTACAGCAGCCGTTGTAGGGAATGAGCTGGCACACAAAGAAATCTGTCTGAATCCAGGAAATGTTAAGAAATATTTCGCCAGTGCTATTACCCCAATGGGGATTACCAATTACATAAAAAGCCTTATTAGTGGATATAAAAAAGTATATATCATCAGCAGTCCGGTAGGTCTTTGTGCTACCAGTTTACTGAATGTATTTGCGGAAAGTGTAATTTACAGAGGATATGATGTAGAATTGTATTACTGCCCGATGAAACCGGAAAGTAAAATTGAACATCTGCTGGTACCTGAAATAGGCGTTGCATTTATAAGTGTAAATAAATATCATGATCTGGAACCTTGGGAGATTGCAAATGATGAAGAGGGAAAGAACAACCCAGAGATTGTTCATATTGACATGAATGATATGATTGTAAGAAGAAAGCTGGAAAAACTGGAGACGTTAATTGAAAATAATTGTGTCAGCATGGATAAATTGATTTGTGATGGGATTGAATGTTTAAAACTTGCCAAACAGGAGCATGATTATCTTGAGAGCTTTTATATCCCGAATATGGACTTTAAAAAAATAGATGAATTAAGAAATGAAATTATTGCTAAAATTGGTTAATAAGATGTATAATTAAGGGTAACATATTTTTTGATATATACGAACAATTAAGGAGAACATAAGATGAAAAATAAGTTTATTCCATTGCTTTTTGCAGGGGATATTAATGTATATAGTGTAGCAAGAGCTTTTCACGAAGAATATGGCATTAAGCCATTTGTATATGGAAAATTTCCTACAGGTCCGTGCTACAAGAGCAAAATAATGAATTATAATGCAAATCCAAAGGCAGATGAACAGGATACTTTCCTTTCACTTGTTCTTGGATTTGCAGAAAAGCATAAAGATACCAAAATCCTTTTAATTGGTTGTGGAGACAGCTACGTACAGC carries:
- a CDS encoding recombinase family protein, which codes for MNRVAIYCRLSDEDRIKERNKDSESIQNQKNLLMDYALNQGWEIYKLYSDDDWSGMDSERPEWNQMISDAQNSHFNIVLCKSQARFTRDMEMVEKYLHTLFPMWGIRFVGFADNADTENKGNKKARQINGLVNEWYCEDISENIKVVFDKKRRDGLYIGGIAPYGLMKKPNAKGKLIIDPEAAVIVRRIFQLYLEGYGALKIAKVLNDEGIPNPTKYKMMHGINLQKRENLGLWTGVTVRKILKNEMYIGNMVQGVHRKISYKSKKCILVPKEKWYIVENTHEAIIDKETFKLVQKIMTSKRRSDGSGKPHILSGKVKCRECGSTMVRFTPHNRTGESLSYKYLKCGMIDRKKGVCTGHYIRLDRLEKLIAYMFKEYLKDINEVLLREECKKIPLTEQKIMNSFDRELSYIDKQILQREKAIEVLYMDRLNGDITMQQWIQMKSNFQHKLEALLNRRKILQNKKVQALSDSNKDSMLIEKIKKYKNMEELDVGVVNEFIEYITIGEKNKENGKQEVNIKWRY